The region GATCGACAACTCCGCCGGGGTGGACTGCTCGGACCACGAGGTCAACATCAAGATCCTGCTGGACCGGCTGGTGGCGGCGGGGCAGCTGGGGCACGAGGACCGCAACGCGCTGCTCGTGGAGATGACGGACGAGGTGTCCGCACTCGTCCTGCAGGACAACGTGGACCAGAACGCGGTGCTGGGGGTGGGGCGCTCGCACGCCGGGGAGATGGCCAACGTGCACGCCCGGCTCGTCGCGGACCTGGAGGAACGCACCGGGCTCGACCGTGCCCTGGAGGTGCTGCCGGACCAGGCGCGGTTCGCCGCCCTGGAGGCGGCCGGCGAGGGCCTGAGCAGCCCCAGCTTCTCCACGCTGCTGGCCCACACCAAGCTGGACCTGACGCACCGGCTGCTGGACACGGAGCTGCCGGAGGTCCCGGCGTTCGCCGCCCGGCTCGCCGAGTACTTCCCGCGCCCGCTCCGCGCGCGGTTCGCCGACGCGATCTCGCGGCACCCGCTGCGCCGGGAGATCGTCGGGACGATGCTTGTCAACGAGATGGTCGACGGCGGCGGCCTGACGTACACGTTCCGCCTCGGCGAGGAGACCTCCGCCGGCCCGTCGGACGCGGTGCGCGCCTACGCCGTGACGACGCACGTGTTCGACCTGCCGCAGCTGTGGGAGGAGGCACGCTCGGCCGGGTTGCCGGTGGCCGTCGCGGACCGGATCGTGCGCGAGTCCCGGCGGCTGCTGGACCGGGCGTCGCGCTGGTTCCTGGCCAACCGGCCGCAGCCGCTCGCCGTCGGCGCCGAGACCGCCCGGTTCGGCGGCAAGGTCCGGGACCTGCGGGACCGGCTGCCGGAGCTGCTCGTCGGCCGCGAGCGGGACCAGGTCGCCGCGCGGATCGAGGGGCTGGTCGGCGAGGGCGTGCCGGAGGCGCTCGCGATCCGCTCCGCCACGGCGCTGCACAGCTACGCGCTGCTGGACGTCGTCGAGCTGGTCGAGCTGTCCGAGCGGGACAGCGAGCCGCGGGAGCCCCTCGAGGTCGCGACGCTGTACTACGCGCTCTCGGACCACCTCGGCGTCGACGTCGCGCAGACCTCGGTCAGCGCGCTGCCGCGCGGGGACCGCTGGCACCAGCTCGCCCGGCTGGCGCTGCGGGACGACCTCTACGGCTCGCTGCGCTCGATCACCCTCGACGCGCTGCGCGAGGCCGCGCCCGGGACGCCGGTCCGGGAGGCCATCACCCAGTGGGAGCGGGCGAACGCGTCGAAGCTGGTCCGGGCGCGGGCGGCGCTGCAGGAGATCGCGGGTGCGGGACAGCTGGACCTGGCCACGCTCTCGGTGGTGTCCCGACAGCTGCGGGGGCTCGCCCGATAGAGGAGAGTCGGCCGATGAGTCACGGCGCCCCGGGGAGTCGGAGAAGGGTGACCACCTTCCTGCTCATCCCCGGGGCCGGCGGCGCTGGTACTGGCACCTCGTGAGCGCCGAGGGCGAGCCGTCGCGGCCACGAACCGATCGCCGTCGACCTTCCCGCGGCGGACGAGACGGCCGGTTGGCCCGAGTACAGCGAGGCGTCGCTGGCGGCCCTCGGGGACCGGAGCGAACCGGTCGTCGTCGCGCAGTCGATGGGGGCCTTCACCGGGCCCCTGGTCTGCGCGCGGATCCCGGCCCGCCGGCTCGTCCTGGCCAACCCGATGGTGCCGGCCCCCGGCGAGACCGCGGGGGAGTGGTGGGGCGCGACCGGGCAGGAACAGGCGCGCAAGGAGGCCGGCTTCGGGCCCCTGGACATGCCGGGGGACTTCTTCCACGACGTCCCGCAGGACGTGACCGACGAGGCGATGGCCGGCGGGGACCAGCCGCAGTCCGGCTTCTCGTTCGCCCAGCCCTGGCCGCTGGACGCCTGGCCGGACGTGCCCACGTCGGTGGTCCAGGGCGTCGACGACAGGTTGTTCCCGCTGGAGTTCCAGCGCCGCGTCGTGCGCGAGCGGCTCGGGCTGGAGCTGCACGAGGCCCCGGGCGGGCACCTGATGGCGCTGAGCCGCCCGGTGGAGTTCACGGACGTCCTGCTGGGCCTGGTGACCGGCGGGTAACCGCGGTTTGAGAGGCTTGCGGCGTGGCTCGCTACGTCGCGCACGTCCCCCTGCGCTGGACCGATCAGGACTCCTACCGCCACGTCAACCACGCCCGGACGGTCACGCTCCTCGAGGAGGCCCGGATCGGACTGCTGTTCACCGAGGCGTCCGCGGCGGGAGTCGGCTCCTTCGGCGGCGGCCTGCTGGTCGCGGGCCTCGAGGTCGACTACCGGCGGCAGATCCCGTACCGGGCGCAACCGCTGCGGGTGACGATGGCCGTGCGGCAGCTGCGCGCGGCCTCGTTCACCATCGACTACGACCTGCATGACGGGCCGGACGAGGACTCCCCTGTCGCGGCCGTCGGCGTGACCCGGATGGCGATGGTCGATCTCGCGGCGCAGCGCCCGCGCCGGCTGACCCCGGAGGAACGCGCGTTCCTGCAGCGCTGGGCGGACACTCCGGCGGTCGTGTCGTGACCCTGCGGCTCGCCGACCCGTCCGAGCGGGACGACCTCGGCGCGTTCACCGCGCGCGTCGTCCGCCTCGACCAGACCGCCCAGGTCACGCTCCGGGCGTCGGCGCACCGGGTGACGGCCTGGGCCGCCACCCCCTTCGACGTCCTGGCCACCCGCTCCGTCGCCGGCGTCATGGAGCCGGACGAGGTCACCGTCGACGCGACCGCGCTGCTCACCGCCCTGGCGGTGGACCGGTCCGAGGAGATCGACCCGGGCCCGGGGTTCGGGCTGTGGGCGGGGGAGCTGCCGCCGGACAGGGGCTGGGCGCCCGTCGACGACGTCCCGGCCGCCGAGCTGGAGCAGCTCACCGAACGGGGGCTCGCGCTGGCGCGGGAGCACGGCAGCGCCCACGGGCCGCCGTCGTCCCTGCTGGACCAGACGGTGCTGACGGTGACCGGCTCCGGGGTGCGGGGCGGGGTCAAGGTGCCGATGCGGGCGCTGTTCGCGCTGTCCGGGATGGGGTTCCTCGGGGGCGCGGACACTGGGGCCGGTCCGGCGGGGGAGACCCCGGTGGTGCGGATCTCGGCGACGGGCTCGTGGATGCGCCTGGACGCCCGCTACGGCGCGGTCGTCCGGCGGCGGGTCCTCAGCCTGCCCCTCTTCACGTAGCCCCACCTGCCGGAACGGCCGATCAGGTGAGCCAGGCCGCCGCGTTCGGCGGGAGTTCCCCGTCCACCAGCGGCACGCTCGTGAGCAGGACGTCCCCCGGCGGCAGCGGCACCGGGACCGACGAGGCGTTGAGGGCGCAGACCAGCGTCGAGGCGCTGCGGCGGAAGGCGAAGCAGCCGGGCGGGGCGCCGTACCACTCCACCGCGTCCCCGGCGAAGCCCGGATGGTTCGCCCGCAGCTCCAGGGCGCGCCGGTACAGGGAGAGCGTCGAGCCCACGTCCTCCAGCTGTGCCGCCACGGTGAGCCGGCCGTACTCCTGCGGCATCGGCAGCCACGCGGCGCCGGTGGTGAACCCGTACCCGGGGGGCTCGGCGTCCCAGGGCATCGGGACCCGACACCCGTCGCGGCCGCGGCCCGAGGGGTCCTGCAGCACCTCCTCCGCCAGCTCGACGTCCGGCAGGCCCAGCTCCTCGCCCTCGTACAGGTACACCGAGCCGGGCAGGGCCAGCACGACCAGCGCCATCGCCCGGGCCCGCGCGGTGCCGACGTCGCCGCCGCCGTAGCGGGTCACCGCCCGCGGGACGTCGTGGTTCGCGAGCGTCCAGGTGGGCTCCGCCCCGACGCCCGCGAAGGTCGCGAGGGTGCGGTCGATCGCGGCCCGGACGGCGTCGGCCTCGAACGGCGCGTGCAGCAGCCGGAACCCGAACGCCTGGTGCAGCTCGTCCGGACGCACGTACCGGGCGAACGCCTCGTCGTCGCCGACCAGCACCTCGCCGACGGCCATCCGACCGGGGTAGTGGTCCAGCACGGCGCGGATCATCCGGTGGACGTCGTGGACGCCCGGATCGTCGAAGCGGGGGTCGTTGTCCCGGTCCCCGAGCGGGGTCCAGCCGGGCTGGCGCAGGTCGTCCGGCAGGGTCTCCGGCTTGGCCATCCCGTGGGCGACGTCGATGCGGAACCCGTCGACGCCGCGGTCCGCCCAGAACCGGATCGTCTTCTCCGTGTCCGCCCAGACCTCCGGGTTGGTCCAGTCGAGGTCCGGCTGGTCGGCGGTGAAGAGGTGCATGTACCACTCGCCGGGCTCGCCACCGGGGCCCGGCACGTGGGTCCACGC is a window of Pseudonocardia sp. T1-2H DNA encoding:
- a CDS encoding acyl-CoA thioesterase, yielding MARYVAHVPLRWTDQDSYRHVNHARTVTLLEEARIGLLFTEASAAGVGSFGGGLLVAGLEVDYRRQIPYRAQPLRVTMAVRQLRAASFTIDYDLHDGPDEDSPVAAVGVTRMAMVDLAAQRPRRLTPEERAFLQRWADTPAVVS
- a CDS encoding glycoside hydrolase family 13 protein; translation: MRWWQEAVVYEVYVRSFADSDGDGVGDLNGIRGRLGYLELLGVDALWLTPFYRSPMVDHGYDVADPRDVDPLFGDLESFDALLAEAHRRGMQVVVDLVGNHTSTEHEWFRGAVESAPGSPERARYHFRPGRGRNGAEPPNNWRSVFGGPAWTHVPGPGGEPGEWYMHLFTADQPDLDWTNPEVWADTEKTIRFWADRGVDGFRIDVAHGMAKPETLPDDLRQPGWTPLGDRDNDPRFDDPGVHDVHRMIRAVLDHYPGRMAVGEVLVGDDEAFARYVRPDELHQAFGFRLLHAPFEADAVRAAIDRTLATFAGVGAEPTWTLANHDVPRAVTRYGGGDVGTARARAMALVVLALPGSVYLYEGEELGLPDVELAEEVLQDPSGRGRDGCRVPMPWDAEPPGYGFTTGAAWLPMPQEYGRLTVAAQLEDVGSTLSLYRRALELRANHPGFAGDAVEWYGAPPGCFAFRRSASTLVCALNASSVPVPLPPGDVLLTSVPLVDGELPPNAAAWLT